AAATCAAAGCTGCCCGGGTGCACCGCACAACCTGTGCGTCACACTCAGACCTCTAAAAAGCCCCGGACaatgatgtcactgaatatggCAGAGGTTAAGGCATCATCATGGCtggacgtgtctttctggtgtCCCCAGGCGGCGATGGCGCACGTGCTGTGAAAATCGTTCAGCTCAATGTGATTTAGAAGTGTACCGAGTTTGACATgtatacatgcaagtgtgtatgagctatgcccCGAAAGACTTCTGTGAAGCCCCCGAGCCACGCCCAGGGCCCAGACTCGCCCCAATGGCAGCAGAATCCAATTTCTAAAAATGATATATGTATATTGACAATATTacattgattttgtttttagatGAGGAGATACACGCCTTCTCCAAAGAagcacaaaaaatgaaaaaaggtccAGTAATATTAGAACGTAAAACtagttaatattgttattaagaTGCAGATCAATCACTGATCGGCTGCAccgcaaataaaataataattcccTTAGAAAGACAAGAGGGCCCTCACaaactatgacatcagcactttcAGACACTGTCATTATCACTGCAATGACGATGACGTAATAGTCACGTTGTCATTGTGCTGATGTCAGAGTACCTGGGCCCTAATAATAGACTTTACCTCtattgtttatatttcttttgCAATCGAATGCTGTTAATCTGCTAAATAGACTTTGAATAATCTCAGACTTTCTCCAGTTTTATTATCAACATTGTGTTCATAGTTGTACAGATTAAAACGTGACATCACTCCGGGAACATGAAACCCAAAAACAGCAATAATGTACAGCAAtgcagcaataataataataataatattaataataataataataactaatttCTCCTAAATTCATTGCACTTGTTTGCCTAAATGACCTAAAAAGGGAAAGAgattgtgagtgtgtgcgtgtgtgtgtgtgtgtgtgtgtgtgtgaaaggacACACAGTACGACTACATGGTGCTTGCAAAAGTCAGATAGTCACCATTATCACCAAAAGCAACCTCACTGTTAAACCTGAAAAGAACAAATATTAAACatcaaaaattaaatgtttctgtAACTCAGGGccttttatacaaaataattcAGAAGTGTACGTCAGTCGTTCTGTCTTTGACATCAAAGAAGAAAAGAGCGACACACAGAGTCAGGCTCCTGATTGAGCGCTCTCACTCCATCTGAGTCCGAGCTGCGATCAGGACGTCTAAAGAATCTCTCCACCTCCGTGACCTTCGTGACCTCTGTGACCTCTGTGACCTCCACGAGCTCGCGCTTCTCTCCAGTAAGAAAAGATGAACACGTTCCAGATAAatagtacattttatataaacggAAGAAATAATTCCCGATAAGAGAAAGATAAAACATTGATCTGTTTCTGGATTAAATGTAATGTCACACTGTAATGTTAGTTTaagtaaatgaaattaaagtccATGTTTATAGATctgaataactttttttttttacattatatttatttcaaatactTTATTGCAGCCCTGATTAGAGCTTGTGTTTTCTCTTCTGTTGCCtggtatatatttttctatcttTAATTTTAAGATATAATCCTGATAAAATCACATCATCCGtaaacacacatgcgcgcacacacacacacacacacagatgatacAAAAATGACAAGATAAATTTTATGTACAAAAGAAAGTGACGTCAAGCGTTTGGCTTctctttaataaaatgaaacgaCTCTCTTAAGCCCTTTTTAATCCTTCAGTTCCCCAAACTGACACCaggactttgtcattttatgGTTTCTAACGTTTAACCTTAATCATCTCGTCTGTTCGTGTAGTAAAACTTTATTACACTTCACCGAGTGTCCTCCAAACCCAAACTCTATCCCAGTGTCCATACCGGCCTGTGTTTGGACCTCCAGGCCTGCAGGGGGCGCAGGTCATGTGCTCTCTGTGCACTAGACATCGGTGCTGATGCTGCAGCTGCGTGTGAACATGTGTCTCATGGTGACGGAGCGATTCAGGTTGAGCTTGTGGTAGTTGGGCAGCGGCGTGGGCAGCGGCGTGGGCAGCGGCGTGGGCAGGGGCGTGGGCAGTGGCGTGGGCAGCTCCAGGTCGTGCTGCTGGACGCTGCGGAAGCTCAGACGCTCGCCGCCGTTCCTCAGGCCGTCTGGCTGCTGCAGGTAGAAAGGCATGTCGTAGTGCGTGCAGGACGGACAGAACGTCTGCGAGCGGGTCAGCTTGCGGGTCGGCTGCGGGGGCGTGTACAGGGCCGGCCCGTTGGGGGTGGGCGCCGCGGAGATGGCAGGTGCCAGGATGTTGTGGTTGGAGTGTATGGGTGGCACACGAGACGTCACAGCAAAGTcaggctcctcctcctccgacTCGGACTCCTCCTTCTTACAGCAATAATACTAGAACACAATGAAAACACAGGAGTTTAAAACACCTGctgttgattagtttcctacAACAGccgctctgacagtagtgcaggtttatCGTAATGGGTTATGGTTTCCATGGTAACGGCTTTATAGTGTAGTAACAGAAACCCGTGACTTGTACAGGACGTGCTCTGGGGTTCTGGCGTGTAAGTGGAGTTTACAGCGCGTGATGATGCTTTCAGCTTCGAGAGGACGCGCAGATCCGACTCGACATCTTCCGCACGTAACTAGAACGATTACTGCGACAGCGGGACGGGATTGGTGATGATTTGACTCGATCCTAAACTCAGACCAGATTAGATCTCGTATTTCTGAGTGTTTTTGAATGCAGAAAATTATACGCATGagataacaataaaaaattccTAATGTTTGGAAAAAACAAGTACTGTGAAAAAGGTGGACTGCGTTCTTAACTAGCTGGAGCTGTTActcacatcatcatcatgtgaTCAATCATACGGACGAGCGTCATGGCAACAAACATCATATCATATACAAATGGATTATGTtggatactgtacattttttacagtACGTACTTTAAAGGTCCTGTATTTGACTATTTGTTTAACAAGTGAATGCTGGGCTCAAAGCtgcaccagtgtgtgtgtgtgtgtgtgtgtgtgttttaatgccCCAGATGAAATACTCCTCAGATCGTTAATTTATTTACTCCTCACACGctgtacattacatttacatttaaccaTTTGGCAGAAGCTCTTTTCCAGAGTGACTTCCTAAAGTGCTTAAGTTCCCGTCATTGGATGGACCCCCACACTGGGTCACTAACAAAGTACCATCAGTCACACACATCATGTCCTGTGTAACAGGAAGCAGCAGAGCTGAGAAACAAgctgggggaggggctcttcttatatgaggtcacattagaaGACACTTTAGGAGACAAAAAGCAGGGAAGACCCAACTGAATGTCCAAACACgagtaaaaaaaatggatttgcGTAAAAAAGGTAATTGTGACACCTTTATTTCCTCAGTAGTGTGTATTGTGATGTAGTTGATCTTGATGCTGCTGTGTGATTATATTCACCCAGCCCCGTGTCCCTGCGTGCCTCCGCCCCTGCGTCCCTCCGTCCCCGTGTCCCTGCGTCCCCACGTCCCTCCGTCCCCGTGTCCCTTCTTCCCCGCGTCCCTCTGTCCCCGCGTCCCTTCGTCCACGCGCCCCTGCGTCCCTCCGTCCCCGTGTCCCTTCTTCCCCGCGTCCCTCTGTCCCCGCGTCCCTTCGTCCCCACGTCTCAGACTGCGCTGCTTCCTCCCACAGCATCGTTTTCgaataaatgtttttagtttttttgttgtttttgtttggaataaatgataaatgtttcTAACTGggtgaaaaagggaaaaagtgcTGAATATTTGATTTTGTTTAATCTCGCAGAAACACAAAGACCGCCGCAGGAAGCGTCCCAGTCACGCCTGCTCTGCTGTAATACTGTTCCTGCTGTTTATAATCAGATTTTATGTGTAGAAATGTTTCATTTCAGTTCTTCTGAAAACATGTTTGCTTTACCGAATTACAGAAACTCATTTTCACAGGAATGTTTCCCGTAGTTTAGGTTTTATATGTAGAATTTCTCTTTTTACACTGAGACACCTCCGAGGTGGATCATTTCTAAATGACTGCGCCTTTAACCGTGTTAGAGTGTTACCATGGCGACGGATATAAATAACTGTTTAGTCTCAGCTTGTGTTTTCACTTTGCAATCacgcttacaaaaaaaaacaaaaaaacaaaa
The sequence above is drawn from the Clarias gariepinus isolate MV-2021 ecotype Netherlands chromosome 17, CGAR_prim_01v2, whole genome shotgun sequence genome and encodes:
- the fam163ba gene encoding protein FAM163B, which gives rise to MTAGTVVITGGILATVILLCIIAVLCYCRLQYYCCKKEESESEEEEPDFAVTSRVPPIHSNHNILAPAISAAPTPNGPALYTPPQPTRKLTRSQTFCPSCTHYDMPFYLQQPDGLRNGGERLSFRSVQQHDLELPTPLPTPLPTPLPTPLPTPLPNYHKLNLNRSVTMRHMFTRSCSISTDV